The genomic region AGCAGCAACTGTTGCTGTGGACCGTTGGGATTACCGTGGTGGTGTTTATTTCCGTATGGCTGGCTTACTCCCTCCAGGTCGCTTTGAATTATGCGATCGGGGCGTGCACAGGTGTGGTTTACTTGAGAATGTTGGCGAAAGACGTGGAGCGAATTGGATCTGAGAAACGGCGCCCGAGTCAAAACCGACTGGCGTTGTTTATTGGGTTGATGGTCATTGCCACCCAATGGGATCGGTTACAGCTCTTGCCCGTTTTTTTGGGATTTTTGACCTATAAAGCGGCGCTCCTCGTCTACATGCTTCAAACGACCCTCCTGCCTGACTCCAAATAGGTATAGGTAAAGGT from Oxynema aestuarii AP17 harbors:
- a CDS encoding ATP synthase subunit I, translated to MNLSDPHRETTPEAEPTSSSESTESARDTSMQEYYQLKQQLLLWTVGITVVVFISVWLAYSLQVALNYAIGACTGVVYLRMLAKDVERIGSEKRRPSQNRLALFIGLMVIATQWDRLQLLPVFLGFLTYKAALLVYMLQTTLLPDSK